The following are from one region of the Hymenobacter radiodurans genome:
- the iscX gene encoding Fe-S cluster assembly protein IscX, with protein MNHFEPPIKWSDHEDIAIALYEKFGDDFTEAKIYRIRFTELLEWVLTLPNFEGTREQANEGHLEQIQAKWVYEWRDNQ; from the coding sequence ATGAATCATTTCGAGCCCCCCATTAAGTGGAGCGACCACGAGGATATCGCCATTGCTCTTTACGAAAAGTTTGGCGATGACTTTACGGAGGCAAAAATTTACCGCATCCGCTTCACCGAACTGCTGGAATGGGTACTTACATTGCCTAACTTCGAAGGCACCCGCGAACAGGCCAACGAAGGTCACCTGGAGCAGATTCAGGCTAAGTGGGTGTACGAGTGGCGTGATAATCAATAA
- a CDS encoding KdsC family phosphatase: MDPTITPSKLLAIQAFILDVDGVLTDGTMLALNSGEQARAFHIRDGYAIRYALTKSYRIVVISGREEEGVRKRLESLDVRDIYLGVDDKMKIFNTYINLHRLDPAHIAYMGDDRPDVEVMRRCAVAACPADAATDVREISNYVSKLPGGHGAVRELIEAVMRAQQTW; the protein is encoded by the coding sequence ATGGATCCAACCATTACTCCTTCTAAATTGCTTGCTATTCAAGCGTTTATCCTTGACGTAGACGGCGTGCTTACCGATGGTACCATGCTGGCCTTGAATTCGGGTGAGCAGGCGCGGGCTTTTCACATCCGCGATGGGTATGCGATTCGCTATGCCCTGACTAAAAGCTACCGGATCGTGGTTATTTCGGGTAGGGAGGAAGAAGGTGTTCGCAAGCGCCTAGAGTCGTTGGATGTTCGTGACATCTATTTAGGTGTGGATGATAAGATGAAGATCTTTAACACCTACATCAATTTGCACCGCCTCGACCCGGCGCACATTGCCTATATGGGCGACGACCGCCCAGACGTGGAAGTAATGCGCCGGTGTGCAGTAGCAGCCTGCCCCGCCGACGCCGCCACCGATGTACGCGAAATCAGCAATTACGTGTCGAAGCTGCCCGGCGGCCACGGGGCCGTTCGAGAGTTGATAGAAGCAGTAATGCGGGCTCAACAAACCTGGTAG
- a CDS encoding 2Fe-2S iron-sulfur cluster-binding protein, with protein sequence MVRTFVPAIAPHEPNFVNTINITFQFQDGQPAQTHVAAQGESVLDVALNNDIQLQHNCGGVCGCSTCHVYVLQGEDGLPEISDKEEDFIDRAVNPRINSRLACQCVVQAEGNDLVILIPPQDFLGH encoded by the coding sequence GTGGTGCGTACCTTCGTGCCCGCAATTGCCCCCCACGAACCCAATTTTGTGAATACCATTAACATCACCTTCCAGTTTCAGGATGGCCAGCCCGCGCAGACCCATGTGGCAGCCCAAGGCGAGTCGGTGCTGGACGTGGCCCTCAACAACGATATTCAACTTCAGCACAACTGTGGCGGTGTGTGTGGTTGCAGCACCTGCCACGTGTATGTGCTGCAAGGCGAAGATGGATTACCTGAGATTTCTGATAAAGAAGAGGATTTCATCGACCGCGCCGTGAACCCGCGCATCAATTCCCGGCTGGCCTGCCAGTGCGTGGTGCAGGCTGAAGGCAACGATCTGGTTATCCTTATTCCGCCTCAGGATTTCCTGGGTCATTAA